From Thermogemmata fonticola, one genomic window encodes:
- a CDS encoding RNA polymerase sigma factor produces MDSKPFTQYDRDLLKRCLHKEPGAWNDFVDRYLSLIYHVINYTAYLRSVRLGPEDVEDIAADILLQLVEENFKILRQFRGESSLATYLTVVARRLCVRELVRRKKRQEALARGDVVVPPSEVEGDPAAQKGLERLEEVEYLLKHLKGREREIVRLYYLEGRTYEEISIETNVPVNTIGVVLSRAREKLRRLAKRSPSPAAGAAQKEPTASPAPVRTVNPPGQKTLPDPLAAASSSSTPASSAPAQESATPSATPASEPPPTPPASSQAEPPAATSN; encoded by the coding sequence GTGGATTCTAAACCCTTCACCCAATACGATCGGGATTTACTCAAGCGGTGCCTGCACAAGGAACCGGGAGCGTGGAATGATTTTGTCGATCGCTATCTGAGTCTGATTTATCACGTCATCAATTACACGGCCTATTTGCGGAGTGTGCGATTGGGTCCGGAAGATGTGGAGGATATAGCCGCGGATATCTTACTGCAACTCGTGGAGGAGAATTTCAAGATTCTGCGGCAATTCCGAGGCGAATCGAGTCTGGCCACCTACCTGACGGTGGTAGCCCGGCGGCTGTGTGTGCGTGAATTGGTCCGGCGGAAGAAGCGGCAGGAAGCCTTAGCACGCGGAGATGTCGTTGTCCCGCCCAGCGAGGTTGAGGGCGATCCGGCGGCTCAGAAGGGACTGGAGCGCCTGGAAGAGGTGGAATACCTTTTGAAACATCTCAAGGGGCGGGAACGGGAAATCGTCCGGCTCTATTATCTGGAAGGTCGGACGTACGAAGAAATCAGCATCGAAACAAACGTGCCCGTGAACACGATCGGGGTCGTGCTCTCACGTGCCCGCGAGAAGCTCCGCCGGCTGGCAAAGCGTTCCCCCTCTCCGGCTGCTGGTGCTGCCCAAAAGGAACCAACTGCCAGTCCCGCTCCTGTGCGCACCGTCAATCCTCCGGGGCAGAAGACTCTCCCCGACCCTCTCGCTGCGGCATCCAGCTCAAGCACCCCTGCCTCGTCTGCACCAGCTCAGGAATCCGCCACACCCTCTGCAACTCCGGCTAGCGAACCACCACCCACTCCACCGGCTTCATCGCAGGCTGAGCCTCCCGCTGCCACATCCAATTGA
- a CDS encoding metallophosphoesterase: MNSFSPSVCLGLLLLVAGIGHAVLWTALLNHFYGRPWPKSLLRLWRYTTAAIIAAYPAVIGYSLWSESELFQHYQNFRCNTSTGTGLREYLAFGKKAPGAAVAALYAAACLVLGGLVFPWVTWKRVVRRPPPCLQKEQSQHYDFGKQHIQDLVGDGYMRWAARLPGNEIFRLEITEQILRLPHLPLTLHGLHLLVLSDFHFHGTPSRRWFEQVIATVLQGPYPDLVCLLGDYVDRNDHREWIVPLLGPIAARYGKLAILGNHDVSHGPDQIRACLHAAGYQVLLSQWQLISVRGESLAVIGHEGPWLPAPAEQDEPPAHAAFRLGLSHTPDNFSWAIRQQIDLLVCGHVHGGQIRLPVIGPIFVPSLYSRRFDSGVFQAGRTVMTVCRGLSGREPIRFRCRPQILRLILTGENPKDQ; encoded by the coding sequence ATGAACAGTTTTTCCCCGTCGGTATGCTTAGGCTTGCTCCTCTTGGTAGCTGGAATCGGCCATGCTGTGCTCTGGACCGCTCTGCTCAATCATTTCTACGGGCGGCCGTGGCCGAAATCCTTACTGCGATTGTGGCGTTACACGACCGCCGCCATCATCGCGGCATACCCCGCCGTGATCGGTTACAGCCTCTGGAGTGAGTCGGAATTGTTCCAGCATTATCAGAACTTCCGCTGCAACACCAGCACTGGGACCGGGCTGAGGGAGTATCTAGCATTCGGCAAAAAAGCTCCTGGCGCAGCAGTGGCCGCTCTTTATGCTGCCGCTTGCCTGGTGCTGGGGGGTCTGGTTTTCCCCTGGGTAACCTGGAAGCGGGTGGTGCGCCGGCCGCCGCCTTGCCTTCAGAAAGAGCAGAGCCAGCATTACGATTTCGGGAAACAGCACATTCAGGACTTGGTGGGGGATGGCTACATGCGTTGGGCCGCCCGATTGCCGGGTAACGAGATCTTTCGCCTAGAAATCACAGAGCAAATCCTGCGGTTGCCCCACCTTCCCCTGACCCTGCACGGTTTGCACTTGCTGGTCCTGAGCGATTTCCACTTCCACGGTACCCCCAGCCGGCGCTGGTTCGAGCAAGTGATCGCCACCGTGCTGCAAGGTCCCTACCCTGATCTGGTATGCCTGCTTGGCGACTACGTTGATCGCAACGACCACCGGGAATGGATCGTACCGCTATTGGGGCCGATAGCTGCACGCTACGGCAAGTTGGCGATTCTGGGCAATCATGACGTGTCCCACGGTCCAGACCAAATTCGCGCCTGCTTGCATGCGGCGGGATACCAGGTGCTATTGTCTCAGTGGCAACTCATCAGCGTACGGGGCGAATCATTGGCAGTCATTGGTCACGAAGGCCCTTGGCTTCCAGCTCCTGCGGAGCAAGATGAACCTCCGGCACACGCCGCCTTCCGCTTGGGGCTGAGCCACACGCCGGACAATTTCTCTTGGGCTATCCGGCAACAGATCGACCTGTTGGTATGCGGCCACGTTCACGGCGGGCAAATCCGCTTGCCTGTGATTGGGCCGATTTTTGTGCCGAGTCTTTACAGTCGGCGATTCGATAGCGGAGTGTTTCAAGCTGGCAGGACTGTTATGACGGTCTGTCGGGGGTTAAGCGGGCGGGAACCGATCCGTTTCCGCTGCCGGCCCCAAATCCTCCGCCTCATTTTGACGGGAGAAAACCCCAAAGATCAGTAA
- the pyrE gene encoding orotate phosphoribosyltransferase: MTAHERLRELFQQRALQFGDFTLASGRKSRYYINSKQVLFHSEALALLGECLYEASADVDCHAFGGMEVGAIPMTAAVLLAYHQRGQSREGFFVRKQAKEHGSRERLEGRVQAGDRVVVLEDVLTTGKSVSQAIEAVEARGAHVVRVLAICDRLEGAAQTLARYDVRSLFTIRDFGLSPEES, from the coding sequence ATGACAGCTCATGAGCGGTTGCGCGAGTTGTTTCAGCAACGCGCCCTCCAGTTTGGGGATTTCACCCTAGCATCCGGGCGGAAAAGCCGGTACTACATCAACTCGAAACAGGTGCTCTTCCATTCGGAAGCGCTGGCTTTGCTTGGCGAATGCCTATATGAGGCCAGTGCGGACGTGGATTGCCATGCTTTCGGCGGCATGGAGGTGGGAGCGATCCCCATGACAGCGGCTGTCCTGCTCGCTTACCATCAGCGCGGTCAAAGCCGGGAGGGTTTTTTCGTCCGCAAGCAAGCTAAAGAGCATGGCAGCCGGGAACGCTTGGAAGGGCGGGTGCAAGCGGGGGATCGGGTCGTAGTGCTCGAAGACGTTCTCACCACGGGCAAAAGCGTATCCCAGGCCATCGAGGCTGTAGAAGCGCGGGGAGCACATGTGGTCCGGGTACTGGCCATCTGCGATCGGCTGGAAGGAGCGGCCCAGACTCTTGCACGCTACGATGTGCGATCACTGTTCACCATTCGCGACTTTGGCCTATCACCGGAAGAGAGCTGA
- a CDS encoding 4a-hydroxytetrahydrobiopterin dehydratase, whose amino-acid sequence MSNLRTYSDDEVRAKLAELGLTEWYLEDGWIRRKYNTDGWPQTLMAVNAIGFLCEAAWHHADLAVTWGKLWVKLKTHEAGGITDRDFELARKIEEVVLWRPSGGALTGNPKKFVFSK is encoded by the coding sequence ATGTCGAACTTGCGTACCTATAGCGACGACGAGGTGCGGGCGAAACTGGCCGAGTTAGGCCTGACCGAGTGGTATCTGGAGGATGGCTGGATCCGCCGCAAGTATAACACGGATGGCTGGCCACAAACCCTCATGGCGGTCAATGCCATCGGCTTTCTCTGCGAGGCCGCCTGGCATCATGCCGATCTCGCTGTGACGTGGGGAAAACTCTGGGTCAAACTCAAGACTCATGAGGCAGGAGGAATCACCGACCGCGACTTCGAATTGGCTCGAAAAATTGAGGAAGTCGTCCTCTGGCGGCCCAGCGGAGGCGCCCTAACGGGCAATCCTAAGAAGTTTGTCTTCAGTAAATGA
- a CDS encoding DUF6807 family protein, which yields MQPGTGLRRRSKAVAVTLSSIMAGLIAALGSTVTSGWSQEKSPEWQQVVVRLPLPREAAESIGHLIYGEGQSVPVQVVPPGLGDDPSMGSYVVCVIPRWNASKPLRLAKVPTLAEPLKGQFRLEEKPNETLDVVWRENNVVRPVLQYVFRPHDPNDHYFTFKPFHHVYDPVQGATVLTSGAVKTAKEGLFPHHRGLFFGYNRISYGNGQTADIWHGTNGVFSQHERFLERTAGPVLSRHRARIGWYGRDGQIFAQEEREVSVFATSGGTLIEWSSLLTTKLPKVRLDGDPQHAGFHFRAAQEVASNGKQNTYYLRPDGRGKVGETRNWDAKKPDPRTVDLPWNAMSFVVGGKRYTVLRVVHPANPRPSRGSERDYGRFGDYVEYDLTPDKPLHLRYRLWVQAGEMTVEQCQAIAAAFRTPPAVEWQSPR from the coding sequence ATGCAACCGGGCACAGGATTGCGTCGCCGGAGTAAGGCCGTTGCTGTGACTCTCAGTAGCATCATGGCCGGCCTGATAGCCGCCCTGGGTTCAACCGTTACTTCGGGTTGGTCCCAGGAGAAATCCCCAGAGTGGCAGCAGGTGGTCGTTCGCTTGCCGCTCCCTCGCGAGGCGGCTGAGTCGATCGGACACCTCATTTATGGAGAAGGTCAAAGTGTTCCGGTTCAAGTGGTACCTCCCGGATTGGGGGATGACCCTTCCATGGGAAGTTATGTGGTCTGTGTCATTCCACGATGGAATGCGTCAAAACCTTTGCGGCTAGCGAAAGTACCAACCCTAGCGGAGCCTCTGAAAGGACAATTCCGACTTGAAGAGAAACCCAACGAAACACTCGATGTGGTTTGGAGGGAGAACAATGTTGTCCGGCCTGTTCTCCAATATGTGTTCCGGCCGCATGATCCGAACGATCATTACTTCACCTTCAAGCCGTTCCATCACGTCTATGATCCGGTGCAGGGAGCCACCGTGTTGACGAGCGGGGCGGTGAAAACAGCCAAGGAGGGATTATTCCCACACCACCGGGGACTGTTTTTCGGTTACAACCGCATCAGCTATGGCAACGGCCAGACGGCGGATATCTGGCACGGCACCAACGGTGTTTTCAGTCAGCATGAGCGGTTCCTAGAGCGGACGGCGGGACCGGTCCTGTCTCGCCACCGTGCGCGTATAGGGTGGTACGGCCGGGATGGGCAGATATTTGCCCAAGAGGAACGGGAAGTTTCTGTGTTTGCCACCTCAGGGGGCACTCTCATCGAGTGGTCTTCCCTCTTGACGACCAAACTGCCCAAAGTTCGCTTGGATGGCGATCCGCAACATGCGGGGTTTCATTTTCGGGCAGCTCAGGAGGTCGCCAGCAACGGCAAGCAGAATACGTACTACCTGCGGCCGGATGGTCGAGGTAAGGTCGGGGAGACGCGCAACTGGGATGCCAAGAAGCCCGATCCGCGGACGGTGGATCTGCCGTGGAATGCTATGAGTTTTGTTGTCGGCGGAAAACGATACACCGTTCTGCGGGTCGTTCATCCGGCCAATCCTCGCCCAAGCCGCGGGAGTGAGCGGGATTACGGCCGCTTCGGGGATTATGTCGAGTATGACCTGACGCCCGACAAGCCCCTGCATCTGCGCTACCGCCTCTGGGTGCAAGCCGGGGAAATGACCGTAGAACAGTGTCAGGCTATAGCGGCTGCTTTCCGCACGCCTCCGGCAGTCGAGTGGCAAAGTCCACGCTGA
- a CDS encoding DUF2617 family protein → MAGTLIRPPVKTLRFVVYHRVLHPELFAIVANRQVMGPGYTLGIRLIPSGHSLSWRLEDACLEEVLGETHMELPETGRLIHKNVEGERTCCFDLTPLWRYHCCVQREQLPPEQFVHLHEELVAEGISRGLLFHYQPRHRLSLAPLSLIRSQPVRRGLSLSCFHTFPEEWTIVKTQSLLEWKRDEPPGRVCC, encoded by the coding sequence ATGGCGGGCACCTTGATACGGCCACCGGTAAAAACCCTCCGCTTTGTCGTATATCACCGGGTCCTGCATCCGGAGCTGTTTGCTATCGTGGCGAACCGGCAAGTGATGGGTCCGGGATATACCTTGGGAATACGCCTCATACCCAGCGGGCACTCTTTGAGCTGGAGGCTGGAAGACGCCTGCTTGGAGGAAGTGCTCGGCGAAACTCACATGGAACTTCCGGAAACCGGGCGGTTGATCCATAAAAACGTAGAAGGCGAACGCACCTGTTGTTTCGATCTGACCCCGCTCTGGCGATACCACTGTTGTGTACAACGTGAGCAACTCCCGCCGGAACAGTTCGTTCACCTCCATGAAGAACTCGTCGCGGAAGGTATAAGCCGGGGATTGTTATTCCACTATCAACCGCGCCACCGGCTGAGCCTGGCACCGCTGAGTCTCATTAGGAGCCAACCCGTTCGCAGAGGCTTGAGTTTGTCCTGCTTTCACACCTTTCCTGAGGAATGGACGATTGTCAAAACCCAATCCCTGCTGGAATGGAAACGCGACGAGCCGCCAGGACGGGTCTGTTGCTAA